A genome region from Ottowia testudinis includes the following:
- a CDS encoding ABC transporter substrate-binding protein has protein sequence MTHPIHDNRRPARWPALPAAVLLAACLPWGSAQAQGKTIYIGMNGGTMEKTYTEHVFPEFTKQTGAQVVVVPGTSSDILAKAQAARDKPQIHVMFLDDGIMYRAIGMGLCQKQRASAHLNDLYPAARFKDDMASGVSLGMTGLVYNKKMFTEKGWAAPTSWMDLADPKYKGKVVFQSMPSSSFGLHGFLMFNRIQGGTDSNVEPGFNAWAKTIGPNVVEYIPNSSKISEMVQTGEAALFPMTPTAAENMKDKGIPVEYAQPKEGSVVLIVGQCVIANNSEPELAQKLAEFLLSPKAQAAALQHGNQQPTNAKTQATGDGAAQLARMKEWMKTAVTVDWNAINANRPAWNQRWNRSIER, from the coding sequence ATGACTCACCCGATCCACGACAACCGCCGGCCCGCGCGCTGGCCCGCCCTGCCAGCCGCTGTGCTGTTGGCCGCCTGTCTGCCCTGGGGCAGCGCCCAGGCGCAAGGCAAGACGATCTACATCGGCATGAACGGCGGCACGATGGAGAAGACGTACACCGAACACGTGTTCCCCGAATTCACCAAGCAGACCGGCGCCCAGGTCGTGGTGGTGCCCGGCACCTCCTCGGACATTCTGGCCAAAGCCCAGGCGGCGCGCGACAAGCCGCAGATACACGTGATGTTTCTGGACGACGGCATCATGTACCGCGCCATCGGCATGGGCCTGTGCCAGAAGCAGCGCGCCAGCGCCCACCTGAACGACCTGTACCCGGCGGCGCGCTTCAAGGACGACATGGCCAGCGGCGTCAGCCTGGGCATGACCGGGTTGGTCTACAACAAGAAGATGTTCACTGAAAAAGGCTGGGCCGCGCCCACCTCGTGGATGGATCTGGCCGACCCCAAGTACAAGGGCAAGGTGGTGTTTCAGTCCATGCCGTCGTCGTCGTTCGGGCTGCACGGCTTCTTGATGTTCAACCGCATCCAGGGCGGCACCGACAGCAACGTCGAACCCGGCTTCAACGCCTGGGCCAAGACCATCGGGCCGAACGTGGTCGAGTACATCCCCAACTCGTCCAAGATTTCCGAGATGGTGCAGACCGGCGAGGCAGCGCTGTTCCCGATGACGCCGACGGCGGCGGAAAACATGAAGGACAAGGGCATTCCGGTGGAATACGCGCAGCCCAAGGAAGGCTCGGTGGTGCTGATCGTGGGCCAATGCGTGATCGCCAACAACAGCGAGCCCGAACTGGCGCAGAAGCTGGCCGAGTTCCTGCTCAGCCCCAAGGCGCAGGCGGCTGCCCTGCAGCACGGCAACCAGCAGCCCACCAACGCCAAGACCCAGGCCACGGGCGATGGCGCGGCGCAACTGGCGCGCATGAAAGAGTGGATGAAAACGGCCGTCACCGTGGACTGGAACGCCATCAACGCCAATCGGCCGGCCTGGAACCAGCGCTGGAACCGCAGCATCGAGCGCTGA
- a CDS encoding AAA family ATPase, whose translation MSTRPVIYVLAGVNGAGKSSIGGHLLTRAALAWFNPDQFARELVAATGCDQTEANATAWQEGMRRFDEAMAAGRSFAFETTLGGHSVAARLRDAARTHDVLVWFCGLASAELHLARVRNRVVAGGHDIPETKIRERWRTAIANLIALLPHLAEVRLFDNSATVAPGEAVPDPVPVAVIRHGRLVSPAADDLAALQRTPAWAKAVVQAALDGVR comes from the coding sequence ATGAGCACCCGACCCGTCATCTACGTGCTGGCCGGCGTCAACGGCGCTGGCAAAAGCTCGATCGGCGGCCACCTGCTCACGCGCGCCGCCTTGGCCTGGTTCAACCCCGATCAGTTCGCGCGTGAACTTGTCGCTGCGACCGGCTGCGACCAGACCGAAGCCAACGCCACCGCGTGGCAAGAAGGCATGCGCCGGTTTGACGAAGCGATGGCGGCCGGCCGCAGCTTCGCCTTCGAGACCACTCTGGGCGGCCACAGCGTCGCCGCGCGCTTGCGGGACGCGGCGCGCACCCACGACGTGCTGGTGTGGTTCTGTGGCCTGGCCTCGGCCGAGCTTCACCTGGCCCGGGTGCGCAACCGCGTCGTGGCAGGCGGCCACGACATCCCCGAAACCAAGATCCGCGAACGCTGGCGCACCGCCATCGCCAACCTGATCGCCCTGCTGCCGCACCTGGCCGAAGTGCGCCTGTTCGACAACAGCGCCACCGTGGCGCCGGGCGAGGCGGTTCCGGATCCCGTGCCAGTGGCGGTGATCCGCCACGGGCGGCTGGTGTCACCCGCGGCGGATGACCTGGCCGCGCTGCAACGCACGCCCGCCTGGGCCAAGGCGGTGGTGCAGGCGGCACTCGACGGAGTGCGCTGA
- a CDS encoding NAD(P)/FAD-dependent oxidoreductase: protein MKHARVLIVGAGPAGVRAAQTLVAHGLRPVVVDEAARAGGQIYRHPPAALGRSGRQLYGFDADQARAVHQTFDALAERIDWLPATQVWNVRGQTFELLHGPSRRVMQIDASHAILATGATDRALPVPGWTLPGSFTLGGAQVALKSQASLIGSRVVFMGSGPLLYLVAWQYARAGGGVAAVLDTASPLTAWRAWPHLLAQPGQLARGLVYMAGLRRRGVPMHGGVTIQRIEGAERVSAVVWQDARGRQHATACDAVACGHGLRAETQLADLLDCEFHFDPLQRAHLPRTDAAGRTSVPRLYLAGDGAAIRGARAAEAAGELAALALLADGSVAVDATRMRALERLLDRLTRFRRGLEQAFPWPPAWAAQTPDELVVCRCENVTAGQLRATVALAGSAEINRVKALCRVGMGRCQGRMCAPAAAELLAYASGWPLSRIGRLRAQAPIKPLPLDVQPGPEEAAP, encoded by the coding sequence ATGAAGCACGCACGTGTGCTGATCGTCGGCGCCGGGCCCGCCGGCGTGCGCGCGGCGCAAACCCTGGTCGCGCATGGCTTGCGGCCTGTGGTGGTGGACGAGGCCGCGCGCGCCGGGGGGCAGATTTATCGGCACCCGCCCGCCGCGTTGGGCCGTTCAGGCCGACAGCTTTACGGGTTCGACGCCGACCAGGCGCGGGCGGTGCATCAAACCTTCGATGCCTTGGCCGAGCGCATCGACTGGCTGCCCGCCACCCAGGTGTGGAATGTGCGCGGGCAGACGTTCGAGCTGCTGCATGGGCCGTCTCGCCGCGTCATGCAAATCGACGCCAGCCACGCCATTCTGGCCACGGGCGCTACCGACCGCGCGCTGCCGGTCCCCGGCTGGACATTGCCCGGCAGCTTCACGCTGGGCGGCGCCCAGGTGGCGCTCAAATCCCAGGCCAGCCTGATCGGCTCGCGCGTCGTGTTCATGGGCAGCGGGCCGCTGCTCTATTTGGTTGCCTGGCAATACGCGCGCGCCGGCGGCGGCGTGGCCGCGGTGCTGGACACGGCCAGCCCGCTCACGGCATGGCGCGCCTGGCCACACCTGCTGGCGCAGCCCGGCCAACTGGCGCGCGGGCTGGTGTACATGGCAGGTCTGCGCCGGCGGGGCGTCCCCATGCACGGCGGGGTGACGATCCAACGCATCGAGGGCGCGGAGCGCGTCAGCGCCGTGGTCTGGCAGGACGCGCGCGGCCGGCAGCACGCGACCGCGTGCGACGCCGTGGCCTGCGGGCATGGCCTGCGCGCCGAGACGCAGTTGGCCGACTTGCTGGATTGCGAATTCCATTTCGACCCCTTGCAGCGCGCCCACCTGCCGCGCACCGACGCCGCTGGCCGCACCAGCGTGCCGCGCTTGTATCTGGCCGGTGACGGCGCGGCCATTCGCGGCGCCCGCGCGGCCGAAGCCGCTGGCGAGCTGGCCGCGCTGGCCTTGCTGGCCGACGGCAGCGTGGCTGTCGACGCGACCCGAATGCGTGCGCTGGAGCGTTTGCTTGATCGTCTGACGCGGTTTCGGCGCGGGCTGGAGCAAGCCTTTCCGTGGCCGCCTGCCTGGGCCGCGCAGACGCCGGACGAACTGGTGGTGTGCCGCTGCGAAAACGTCACCGCTGGCCAATTGCGCGCCACCGTGGCCTTGGCCGGCAGCGCCGAGATCAACCGCGTCAAGGCCTTGTGCAGGGTTGGCATGGGGCGTTGTCAGGGCCGCATGTGCGCGCCCGCCGCCGCGGAACTGTTGGCATACGCCAGCGGCTGGCCGCTGTCGCGGATCGGCCGGTTGCGCGCGCAGGCGCCGATCAAGCCCCTGCCGCTGGACGTGCAGCCCGGTCCGGAGGAGGCCGCACCATGA
- a CDS encoding (2Fe-2S)-binding protein, translated as MVSHLPVHPAHSGLLRRVPGPARAQLRMHIDGVPCWALAGDTLATAVLTQRARLNVNAPGAEPRAGFCLMGACQDCWVWLADGRRVQACMTAAEEGMQVLTAPPPMGGVG; from the coding sequence ATGGTCAGTCATTTGCCCGTCCACCCCGCCCACTCCGGGCTGCTTCGCCGCGTGCCCGGCCCCGCGCGGGCGCAGCTGCGCATGCACATCGACGGCGTGCCGTGCTGGGCCTTGGCCGGCGACACGCTGGCAACCGCGGTGCTGACGCAGCGGGCGCGGCTGAATGTCAACGCGCCGGGTGCCGAGCCCCGCGCGGGCTTTTGCCTGATGGGGGCCTGCCAGGACTGCTGGGTTTGGCTGGCCGATGGGCGCCGCGTGCAGGCCTGCATGACGGCGGCGGAAGAAGGCATGCAGGTGCTCACCGCGCCGCCGCCCATGGGTGGTGTTGGATGA
- a CDS encoding type II toxin-antitoxin system Phd/YefM family antitoxin: MDHALRLDNLARLPRTPASDVKKLGWRGVMRTVGREGTVLVTNHDQPEAVILSTGEYQRLMQAAQGAQAQQDAALDTLRRRFDERLAALAQDDAADRLRAVLGAPAALGGQVKAG, translated from the coding sequence ATGGACCATGCCCTGCGGCTCGACAATCTGGCCCGCTTGCCCCGCACGCCCGCATCCGACGTCAAAAAACTCGGCTGGCGCGGCGTGATGCGCACCGTGGGGCGCGAAGGCACGGTGCTGGTCACCAACCACGACCAGCCCGAGGCGGTGATCCTGTCCACCGGCGAATACCAGCGCCTGATGCAGGCCGCGCAAGGCGCGCAGGCGCAGCAGGACGCGGCGCTCGACACGCTGCGCCGCCGCTTCGACGAGCGGCTGGCAGCGCTGGCGCAGGACGACGCTGCCGACCGGCTGCGCGCCGTGCTGGGTGCCCCGGCGGCGCTGGGTGGCCAGGTGAAGGCGGGCTAG
- a CDS encoding NAD(P)/FAD-dependent oxidoreductase produces the protein MTRQLYTDVAIVGGGIVGASAALALRRMGMQVALLERGVCGASASGVNYGGVRRQGRPLSQLPLAQRAHRIWGDLPRLIGTDGEYVRSGHFKIARRPADLAALEAYRAASRDFELDLRLLSKAQLRAQAPWLGDAALGGSLCPGDGHANPRRVAPAFAWAARERGAQLLEHCPVDDWDHDGHCFVLRSSAAAVRVRAPVLINAAGAWAGALAQRFGDRVPLTSGHPAMAVTEPLPRFMAWSLGVEGGGFYCRQVERGNVVMGGGAGHALGTERARVGGAALLVIAQQAAQMLPALRAATIIRTWSGVEGYLPDHLPVLGASPAMPGLLHAFGFSGAGFQIGPAVGEVLAELVRDGRSTTPIDAFAVNRFVAPAEAGPRAAHAVSVPPVVT, from the coding sequence ATGACGCGCCAGCTCTACACCGACGTGGCCATCGTGGGCGGCGGCATCGTCGGGGCATCGGCCGCGCTCGCGCTGCGGCGCATGGGCATGCAGGTGGCGTTGCTGGAGCGCGGCGTCTGCGGTGCCAGCGCCAGCGGAGTCAACTACGGCGGCGTGCGCCGCCAGGGCCGGCCGCTGTCGCAACTGCCGCTGGCCCAGCGCGCGCACCGCATCTGGGGCGATCTGCCGCGCCTGATCGGCACCGATGGGGAATACGTGCGCTCCGGCCATTTCAAGATCGCGCGCCGCCCGGCGGACTTGGCCGCGCTGGAGGCCTACCGCGCGGCCAGCCGCGATTTCGAGCTGGATCTGCGTCTGCTCTCCAAAGCACAGCTGCGCGCGCAGGCACCGTGGCTGGGCGATGCCGCGCTGGGCGGCTCTTTGTGCCCCGGCGACGGCCATGCCAACCCGCGCCGGGTGGCGCCGGCCTTCGCCTGGGCGGCGCGCGAGCGCGGCGCGCAACTGCTGGAGCATTGCCCGGTCGACGACTGGGATCACGATGGCCATTGCTTCGTGCTGCGCTCGTCGGCGGCGGCGGTGCGCGTGCGCGCGCCGGTGCTCATCAACGCCGCGGGCGCCTGGGCGGGGGCGCTGGCGCAGCGGTTTGGCGACCGGGTTCCGCTCACTTCGGGCCATCCGGCCATGGCCGTGACCGAGCCGCTGCCGCGCTTCATGGCCTGGAGCCTGGGCGTGGAAGGCGGTGGTTTTTATTGCCGCCAGGTCGAACGCGGCAACGTGGTGATGGGCGGCGGCGCCGGCCACGCGCTGGGTACCGAGCGCGCCCGTGTCGGCGGCGCGGCGCTGCTGGTCATTGCCCAGCAGGCGGCGCAGATGCTGCCGGCGCTGCGCGCGGCCACCATCATCCGTACCTGGAGCGGGGTGGAGGGCTACCTGCCGGATCACCTGCCCGTGCTGGGCGCCAGCCCCGCCATGCCCGGCCTGCTGCACGCCTTCGGCTTTTCGGGCGCGGGCTTTCAGATCGGCCCGGCGGTTGGCGAAGTGCTGGCCGAGCTGGTACGCGACGGCCGCAGCACCACCCCGATCGACGCCTTTGCCGTGAACCGCTTCGTGGCGCCGGCCGAAGCCGGGCCACGCGCCGCCCATGCCGTTTCCGTCCCTCCCGTCGTCACCTGA
- a CDS encoding ABC transporter permease, whose amino-acid sequence MQRNGPFALAFNALVVLFMLAPMVIVCIVAFTPESTLTIPTRDFSLRWFRAVFAHPNFMTSFWNSVWLALASASIATAVSVPAAIALTRYDFRARGFLNALFLSPLLVPHLVLGVALLRMFTLIGGTGSFGWLVLAHSLVVTPYALRLVVAALVGFDRSAEHAAQSLGARPATVFTRITLPMILPGVSGGWLLAFINSFDEVTMSIFVTSPATVTLPVRMYMYATESIDPLMAAVSALTIAVTAAAMFLLDRVYGLDRVLIGRG is encoded by the coding sequence ATGCAGCGCAACGGTCCGTTCGCCCTCGCGTTCAACGCCCTGGTGGTGCTGTTCATGCTGGCCCCCATGGTGATCGTCTGCATCGTCGCGTTCACGCCCGAGAGCACGCTGACCATTCCAACGCGAGATTTCTCGCTGCGCTGGTTCCGCGCCGTGTTCGCGCATCCCAACTTCATGACCTCGTTTTGGAACAGCGTCTGGCTGGCGCTGGCCTCGGCCAGCATCGCCACCGCCGTGTCGGTGCCGGCGGCGATCGCGCTGACGCGCTACGACTTCCGCGCCCGGGGGTTTCTGAACGCGCTGTTCCTGTCACCCCTGCTGGTGCCCCATCTGGTGCTGGGCGTGGCGCTGCTGCGCATGTTCACGCTGATCGGCGGCACCGGGAGCTTCGGCTGGCTGGTGCTGGCGCACAGCCTGGTGGTCACGCCTTATGCGCTGCGCCTGGTGGTGGCCGCGCTGGTCGGGTTCGACCGCAGCGCCGAGCACGCCGCGCAGTCGTTGGGCGCACGGCCGGCCACGGTGTTCACCCGCATCACGCTGCCCATGATCCTGCCGGGGGTCAGCGGCGGTTGGCTGCTGGCCTTCATCAACAGCTTTGACGAGGTCACGATGTCGATCTTCGTCACCTCGCCCGCCACGGTGACGCTGCCGGTGCGCATGTACATGTACGCCACCGAATCGATCGACCCGCTGATGGCGGCCGTGTCGGCGCTCACCATTGCTGTCACCGCGGCGGCCATGTTCCTGCTCGATCGGGTGTATGGGCTCGACCGTGTGCTGATCGGACGCGGGTGA